From the genome of Triticum aestivum cultivar Chinese Spring chromosome 3B, IWGSC CS RefSeq v2.1, whole genome shotgun sequence, one region includes:
- the LOC123067813 gene encoding serine/threonine-protein phosphatase 7 long form homolog, translating to MLTHKQVDWEPYDADYAFRLNEMCTRDRNIWRARCPLICFYAVEWHYPDRVARQFGRRQGTPRDESFETSQFLHRISRKNNPETSTWAIKHSEWISLWNQRVALVEKERRQHSDSVYEEHLKWLARRYRLKLKPGWNRSELEELDRESGYMDFNVQTRDNEGTQLDYAQLHDRVGMELLHCVNEAGVALGEDEGSGSSEKSLRKK from the exons ATGTTGACTCATAAGCAG GTCGATTGGGAACCATATGATGCCGATTATGCTTTCCGGCTGAACGAGATGTGCACACGTGACAGGAATATTTGGCGGGCGAGATGCCCACTGATATGCTTCTATGCTGTCGAGTGGCACTACCCAGACCGTGTCGCAAGACAATTTGGGAGAAGGCAAGGGACACCAAGGGATGAGAGTTTCGAGACAAGCCAATTTCTGCATCG AATTAGTCGAAAGAATAACCCGGAAACTTCGACTTGGGCCATCAAGCACTCTGAGTGGATAAGTCTGTGGAATCAAAGAGTGGCCCTAGTGGAGAAGGAAAGAAGACAACATAGTGATTCAGTATACGAAGAGCATCTGAAGTGGCTTGCGAGACGTTACCGGTTGAAGCTAAAGCCCGGTTGGAACCGTTCGGAATTGGAAGAGTTGGATCGTGAGAGCGGGTATATGGACTTCAATGTACAAACGAGAGACAACGAAGGGACACAACTTGACTATGCACAACTACACGACCGAGTG GGCATGGAGTTATTGCATTGTGTTAACGAGGCTGGTGTAGCACTTGGTGAAGATGAGGGAAGTGGATCATCTGAGAAATCTCTTAGGAAAAAATGA